A genome region from Tenrec ecaudatus isolate mTenEca1 chromosome 13, mTenEca1.hap1, whole genome shotgun sequence includes the following:
- the G6PC2 gene encoding LOW QUALITY PROTEIN: glucose-6-phosphatase 2 (The sequence of the model RefSeq protein was modified relative to this genomic sequence to represent the inferred CDS: inserted 2 bases in 2 codons) — MDFLHRNGVLLIQHLQKDYRAYYHFLSFMSNVGDPRNIFSIYFPLWFQLNQIVGTKMIRVAVTGDWFNLIFKWILFGHRPYWWVQETQIYPNHSSLCLEQFPATCETDPGRPSGHAMGSPCVWYVMATAAXGYTVGWTDESSLILHRLTWSFLWSLFWVIQISVCISRVFIATHFPHQVILGVIGGMLVAEALEHTRGIQTASLSTYLKTNLFLCLVALGFYLLLSLLDIDCLWSVPIAKKRCANPDWIHMDTXPFAGLLRNLGALFGLGFAVHSEMFLESCQGESGCKMSFRLLCAMTSLAILPLYQSIKIPTHIDHVFYVLSSCRSASIPLAVVALISYCIHMLMKPSGKKIN, encoded by the exons ATGGATTTCCTTCACAGGAACGGGGTCCTTCTTATTCAGCATTTGCAGAAGGATTACCGGGCTTACTACCATTTTCTAAGCTTTATGTCCAATGTTGGAGACCCCCGgaatatattttctatttattttccacTCTGGTTTCAGCTTAATCAGATAGTTGGAACTAAGATGATACGGGTCGCCGTCACTGGGGATTGGTTCAATCTTATATTTAAATG GATCTTATTCGGTCATCGGCCTTACTGGTGGGTCCAAGAAACTCAGATTTACCCAAATCACTCAAGTCTCTGTCTTGAACAGTTCCCCGCCACATGTGAAACAGACCCAG GAAGGCCGTCGGGCCACGCAATGGGCTCGCCGTGCGTCTGGTACGTCATGGCGACAGCTG CGGGCTACACTGTCGGTTGGACGGATGAGTCCTCTCTCATCCTGCACAG ATTGACCTGGTCCTTTCTTTGGAGTCTATTCTGGGTGATTCAAATCAGCGTCTGCATCTCCAGAGTGTTCATAGCAACACACTTTCCTCATCAAGTTATTCTTGGCGTAATTGGGG GCATGCTGGTGGCAGAGGCCTTGGAGCACACACGGGGCATCCAGACAGCCAGCCTGAGCACGTACCTGAAGACCAACCTCTTCCTCTGCCTGGTCGCCCTGGGCTTTTACCTGCTTCTCAGCCTGCTTGACATTGACTGCCTGTGGTCTGTTCCTATAGCCAAAAAGCGGTGTGCCAATCCCGACTGGATCCACATGGACA ACCCTTTTGCCGGGCTCCTGAGAAACCTCGGGGCCCTCTTTGGCTTGGGCTTTGCAGTGCACTCTGAGATGTTCCTGGAGAGCTGCCAAGGGGAAAGTGGCTGCAAGATGAGCTTCCGGCTCCTCTGTGCGATGACCTCGTTGGCCATACTACCGCTCTACCAGTCCATCAAGATCCCCACTCACATAGACCATGTGTTTTATGTCTTGTCTTCCTGTAGAAGCGCATCCATCCCCCTGGCTGTGGTTGCTTTGATCTCCTACTGCATTCACATGTTAATGAAACCAAGTGGCAAGAAGATTAATTAG